One genomic segment of Lampris incognitus isolate fLamInc1 chromosome 2, fLamInc1.hap2, whole genome shotgun sequence includes these proteins:
- the adnpb gene encoding activity-dependent neuroprotector homeobox b, giving the protein MFQLPVNNLGSLRKARKNVKKVLGDIGLEFCKDHIQDYKDFTPPEVYIKHTTWDDVCMWEPSHTKVQDYRSKPFCCSGCPFSSKYFSAYKSHFRNVHSEDFESRILLNCPYCTYNGNKKTLETHIKLFHMPNNTVRQGPGGMVAAPAGMMMTKDGVMKRSGDGVEQAVYYCKKCTYRDPLYNVVRKHIYREHFQHVAQPYLVKPGEKTSAQNGGTGNKESNNTSTTANNVNNASSNQIHCKKCLFVPRTYEALVQHVIEDHERIGYQVTAMIGHTNVVVPRPKPNVVMVSPKSQGEKTIIGMGPKGAVMASTRPAASQQLGRIILPSKTGLNSQGLLSGLKQSTMGLKAGTTQSFSIGGQQVRITLPGNAQVSVPQQSQAAKQLISGGGLRNPIVLNASSSLKSSPLGSRVQAAATTVASVTAKKSGSSLLGTSFTQKWKICTICNELFPENVYSSHFEKEHKAEKVPAVAIYIMKIHNFTSKCLYCNRYLPSDTLLNHMLIHGLSCPHCRATFNDVEKMVAHMRLSHPDETVGPRTDSPLTFDLTLQQGNPKNVQLIVTTYSMRDNPEESVAFHAQNNAASSLTSPSSTSLTPSKRTVPQQSSKMPLEATDGSSLKNIPQTAVPYKRDVGKTLCPLCFSILKGPISDALAHHLRERHQVIQTVHPVEKKLTYKCIHCLGVYTSNMTASTITLHLVHCRGVGKTQNGQDNRPALSSRVSQAQSSALKRAGFEGSDGNEPKRRRMGPPGERAHPTGSNGPSTFVENPDDPVVLALDPKGHENESYESRKAFLTRYFNRAPYPTRREVEKLAASLWLWKSDIASHFVTRRRKCIQACETKNVSVLLGFNMHEVSQLTHQLEFDQDCVFESRERQPRTSRTRMGISEQAGDRRRVLIVTNYGMPPSEKVKPARTGAGVKASPAVTKHNGANRDQTKTINSILEQKRPLDLSEPIAIDSDSDEEEQEKDEAAGGGKGHLHGNNRLSRAKRGVETGLEGHVISDGDDVSDDDEDDDEDDDDDDDDEEDRAHLENGFRPPEGPERQLSKGRDSLPIIIPKFVPSSARSERARAQLGKQQV; this is encoded by the exons ATGTTTCAGCTCCCTGTCAATAACCTGGGCAGCCTGCGGAAAGCCCGGAAGAatgtcaagaaggtcctgggagaCATTGGCCTGGAGTTCTGTAAAGACCACATCCAG GATTATAAAGACTTTACTCCACCTGAGGTGTACATCAAGCATACCACCTGGGATGATGTGTGCATGTGGGAGCCATCACACACCAAAGTCCAG GACTACAGATCAAAGCCTTTCTGCTGTTCGGGCTGCCCCTTCTCATCAAAATACTTCTCTGCCTACAAGAGCCATTTCCGCAATGTCCACAGTGAGGACTTTGAGAGCAGAATTCTTCTCAACTGCCCCTACTGCACCTACAATGGCAATAAGAAAACTCTGGAGACCCACATCAAACTTTtccacatgcccaacaacacagtGCGGCAGGGCCCGGGTGGAATGGTGGCGGCACCAGCGGGAATGATGATGACGAAGGACGGAGTGATGAAGAGAAGTGGGgatggtgtggaacaggcagtgTACTACTGCAAGAAGTGCACCTACAGGGACCCTTTGTACAATGTGGTGCGAAAGCACATTTACCGGGAACACTTCCAACATGTGGCACAGCCCTACCTGGTCAAACCAGGGGAGAAGACCTCCGCACAAAATGGTGGAACAGGAAACAAGGAGAGTAATAACACAAGTACTACCGCAAACAATGTCAACAACGCAAGCAGTAACCAGATTCACTGCAAGAAGTGTCTCTTTGTGCCAAGGACGTATGAGGCACTTGTCCAACATGTTATTGAGGACCACGAGAGGATTGGCTACCAGGTGACCGCCATGATCGGACACACCAATGTGGTGGTCCCCCGACCCAAACCCAATGTCGTCATGGTGTCTCCTAAATCCCAAGGGGAAAAGACAATCATTGGGATGGGCCCCAAAGGGGCAGTGATGGCCTCCACAAGACCCGCTGCATCACAGCAATTGGGGAGAATCATCCTCCCATCAAAGACAGGCCTCAACTCCCAAGGTTTGCTGTCCGGGCTGAAGCAGAGTACAATGGGTCTAAAGGCTGGTACTACTCAATCCTTCTCCATTGGTGGACAGCAGGTGAGGATCACACTACCGGGGAATGCCCAGGTCTCAGTGCCTCAGCAGTCACAGGCAGCCAAGCAGCTAATTTCTGGAGGTGGCTTGCGGAATCCCATTGTGTTGAACGCCTCCTCCTCCCTCAAATCCAGCCCACTAGGTTCCCGTGTCCAAGCAGCCGCTACTACGGTAGCCTCTGTCACAGCCAAGAAAAGCGGCTCCTCACTCCTTGGCACATCGTTCACCCAGAAGTGGAAAATTTGCACCATCTGCAATGAGCTCTTCCCAGAGAACGTGTACAGTTCTCACTTTGAGAAGGAACACAAAGCAGAGAAGGTGCCCGCTGTGGCCATCTACATCATGAAGATCCACAACTTCACAAGCAAGTGTCTGTACTGCAACCGCTACTTGCCTAGTGACACATTGCTCAACCACATGCTGATCCACGGCCTGTCCTGCCCACACTGCCGTGCCACATTTAATGATGTGGAGAAGATGGTGGCCCACATGCGGCTCTCACACCCCGATGAAACCGTCGGCCCTCGCACAGACTCAcccttgacctttgacctcaccTTGCAACAGGGAAACCCTAAGAATGTTCAGTTGATTGTTACTACCTACAGCATGAGGGATAATCCGGAAGAGTCAGTGGCGTTTCATGCCCAGAACAACGCCGCCTCTTCATTGACATCGCCATCCTCCACCTCACTGACACCAAGCAAGAGAACGGTGCCTCAGCAGTCATCTAAAATGCCCTTGGAGGCTACTGATGGCTCCTCACTTAAGAATATCCCACAGACAGCTGTGCCATACAAACGGGATGTAGGCAAGACACTGTGTCCTCTGTGCTTCTCCATTCTCAAGGGTCCTATCTCAGATGCACTGGCCCACCACCTAAGAGAGAGGCACCAGGTGATTCAAACTGTCCACCCTGTTGAAAAGAAACTGACCTACAAGTGCATTCACTGTTTGGGGGTCTACACTAGTAACATGACCGCCTCCACCATCACACTGCACTTGGTACACTGCCGGGGTGTAGGAAAAACTCAGAATGGACAGGACAACCGGCCTGCCCTCTCTTCACGTGTCAGCCAGGCCCAGAGCAGTGCCCTCAAACGGGCCGGCTTTGAGGGCTCAGACGGTAATGAACCAAAACGGAGACGGATGGGTCCTCCTGGAGAAAGAGCCCACCCAACAGGCAGCAATGGACCCTCGACATTTGTAGAAAACCCAGATGACCCTGTAGTCCTGGCTCTTGACCCCAAAGGCCATGAAAACGAGTCCTATGAGTCTCGAAAAGCATTTTTGACACGATATTTCAACCGAGCACCCTATCCAACGCGGCGGGAGGTAGAAAAGCTGGCGGCCAGTCTGTGGCTGTGGAAGTCTGATATTGCCAGCCACTTTGTCACCAGGAGGAGGAAGTGCATCCAGGCCTGTGAGACCAAGAACGTCAGTGTGTTGCTTGGGTTTAACATGCATGAGGTCAGCCAGCTCACTCATCAGCTGGAGTTTGACCAGGACTGTGTGTTTGAGAGCAGAGAAAGGCAACCACGGACATCCAGGACCCGCATGGGCATATCGGAGCAGGCTGGCGACAGACGCAGGGTGCTGATTGTGACTAATTACGGCATGCCACCATCAGAAAAGGTAAAGCCGGCCAGGACTGGGGCAGGCGTTAAAGCCTCACCAGCTGTCACCAAACACAATGGTGCCAACAGAGACCAAACCAAGACAATCAACAGCATTTTAGAGCAGAAAAGGCCTCTGGATCTTTCTGAACCCATTGCCATTGACTCTGACAGCGATGAGGAAGAACAGGAGAAGGATGAGGCAGCAGGAGGGGGGAAGGGGCATCTCCATGGTAACAACAGGCTCTCTAGAGCTAAGCGGGGAGTGGAGACAGGGTTGGAGGGCCACGTTATTTCTGATGGAGATGATGTAtcagatgatgatgaggatgacgatgaggatgatgatgacgacgacgatgatgagGAGGACCGCGCACATCTAGAGAATGGCTTTCGTCCCCCTGAGGGTCCAGAAAGACAGCTGTCTAAAGGGAGAGATAGTCTACCCATTATTATTCCGAAATTTGTACCATCGTCGGCACGAAGCGAGAGGGCCAGGGCCCAACTTGGCAAACAGCAGGTCTGA